One window of the Rosa rugosa chromosome 3, drRosRugo1.1, whole genome shotgun sequence genome contains the following:
- the LOC133738463 gene encoding uncharacterized protein LOC133738463 translates to MSLPAILAVLVLLSPFSFAVADDDTRSAYDVIQDFNFPMGILPKGVTGYDLDRSTGKWAAYFDGACSFALEGSYQLKYKSTITGTISENRLKDLTGVSVKVLFLWLNIVEVSRSGDDLDFSVGIASASFPIDNFYECPQCGCGLNCSPAPPQVRKIKMKKSLVSSI, encoded by the coding sequence ATGTCTCTCCCAGCCATTCTCGCCGTTCTCGTCCTCCTTTCACCGTTCTCCTTCGCCGTCGCCGATGACGATACCCGGTCGGCCTACGACGTCATCCAGGACTTCAACTTCCCGATGGGGATTCTCCCCAAGGGCGTCACCGGCTACGACCTGGACCGGAGCACCGGCAAGTGGGCAGCCTATTTCGACGGCGCGTGTAGCTTCGCGCTCGAAGGCTCGTACCAGCTCAAGTACAAGTCCACCATCACCGGCACTATCTCCGAGAACAGGCTCAAGGACCTGACCGGAGTCAGCGTCAAGGTCTTGTTCCTGTGGCTCAATATCGTTGAGGTGTCTCGGAGCGGCGACGACCTGGATTTCTCGGTGGGGATCGCTTCGGCGTCGTTTCCGATTGACAATTTCTACGAGTGTCCGCAGTGCGGGTGTGGATTGAATTGCAGCCCTGCGCCGCCTCAAGTAAGGAAGATTAAGATGAAAAAATCTCTGGTTTCTTCTATTTGA
- the LOC133735200 gene encoding uncharacterized protein At5g01610-like, giving the protein MATLGLILFFLVSFSISTPSASVKDELTAYEALEEYDFPVGILPKGVLSYELDNSTGKFSVYLNGSCTFSIDSYQLKYKSTITGVITKDKISSLSGITVKVLFLWLSIVTVVRDDDEIQFSVGIASADFAVSNFVESPTCGCGFDCVNVDGRKIKFDDQSLVSSA; this is encoded by the coding sequence ATGGCAACACTAGGCCTAATACTCTTCTTTCTGGTCTCTTTCTCAATCTCAACCCCATCTGCTTCTGTCAAGGACGAGCTGACCGCTTACGAAGCTCTCGAAGAGTATGACTTCCCAGTAGGCATTCTTCCCAAAGGCGTACTAAGCTACGAGCTAGACAATTCCACAGGCAAATTCTCAGTCTATTTGAATGGCTCTTGTACCTTTTCAATAGATTCATATCAGCTGAAGTACAAGTCCACCATAACGGGAGTGATAACCAAAGACAAGATCTCGAGCTTGAGTGGTATCACGGTCAAGGTGCTGTTCCTGTGGTTGAGCATTGTCACAGTGGTTCGAGACGACGATGAGATCCAGTTCTCTGTTGGGATCGCCTCCGCGGACTTTGCCGTCAGTAATTTCGTGGAGAGTCCGACGTGTGGTTGTGGATTTGATTGTGTCAATGTGGATGGAAGGAAGATCAAGTTTGATGATCAGTCACTAGTGTCCTCTGCTTAA
- the LOC133735199 gene encoding uncharacterized protein At5g01610-like — translation MGSLSRTNPTSPLTVFPLLIILSSFAYCDVGKPSAYEVLQQYGFPIGILPIGVTGYELNTETGQFSAYLNGTCSFSVEDSYQLEYKSTITGVLSKDRLKHLKGVSVKVLFFWLSIVEVVHDGDELQFSVGIASANFPVSNFEERPQCGCGLDCNQFSTVLPAYPDSTY, via the coding sequence ATGGGTTCTTTATCTCGTACAAACCCCACATCTCCGTTGACAGTGTTTCCCTTACTCATCATTCTCTCATCCTTTGCCTACTGCGACGTTGGCAAGCCATCAGCCTATGAAGTACTTCAACAATATGGCTTCCCAATTGGTATTCTTCCCATTGGAGTAACAGGCTACGAGTTGAACACAGAAACTGGCCAGTTCTCGGCCTATTTGAACGGAACTTGCAGCTTCTCTGTTGAAGATTCATATCAGCTCGAGTACAAGTCCACCATAACTGGTGTTTTGTCCAAAGACAGGCTCAAACATTTGAAGGGCGTCAGTGTCAAGGTGCTCTTCTTCTGGCTCAGCATTGTCGAAGTGGTTCATGACGGCGACGAGCTGCAGTTCTCTGTGGGGATTGCTTCGGCAAATTTTCCAGTCAGCAACTTCGAGGAGCGTCCTCAGTGTGGGTGTGGATTGGATTGTAACCAGTTTAGCACTGTCCTGCCTGCATATCCTGACAGTACTTACTGA